The following proteins are co-located in the Acidicapsa acidisoli genome:
- a CDS encoding OmpH family outer membrane protein has translation MKRTLALAVLLASGLVLNAAAQTPAASAAPAAAAPAIPAKVAVIAFQVAVAQTNEGQRNFSDVQRKFEPKQAQLKTLNDDIENLKKQLQAQGDKLSPAESAARTKKIDDETKELQRNAEDARNDYQSAIGDMYNTLASKVFEVVEAYAKEQGYTLVLDGSQQQSPILWAAETTDITKPVIAAYNLKSGVPAPPTPTTVPAAPRPAPKAPGATPAPKN, from the coding sequence ATGAAGCGTACTCTTGCCCTAGCTGTCTTGCTGGCTTCAGGTCTTGTGCTGAATGCCGCTGCCCAAACACCCGCTGCCTCTGCCGCACCGGCCGCTGCAGCTCCCGCGATCCCGGCCAAGGTTGCGGTTATCGCCTTTCAGGTCGCGGTTGCTCAGACGAACGAAGGTCAGCGCAACTTCTCGGATGTGCAGCGGAAGTTCGAACCCAAGCAAGCCCAACTGAAGACTCTCAACGACGATATTGAGAATCTGAAGAAGCAGCTGCAGGCGCAGGGCGACAAGCTGAGCCCCGCAGAATCAGCGGCTCGGACAAAGAAGATAGACGACGAGACCAAGGAACTGCAGCGCAACGCCGAGGATGCTCGCAACGACTATCAGTCGGCAATCGGTGATATGTACAACACCCTGGCTTCCAAGGTCTTTGAAGTTGTAGAGGCCTACGCCAAGGAGCAGGGCTACACGCTCGTTCTCGACGGCAGCCAGCAGCAGAGCCCGATTCTGTGGGCTGCGGAAACGACCGATATCACCAAGCCCGTAATCGCGGCGTACAACCTCAAGTCGGGCGTACCTGCACCGCCTACGCCGACTACAGTGCCAGCGGCTCCCAGGCCTGCTCCGAAGGCGCCTGGAGCCACCCCAGCGCCTAAGAATTAG
- the bamA gene encoding outer membrane protein assembly factor BamA: MLLVSAAAAAMAQSLTIEQIRVIGNRRIPKETVLARLFTHPGDTYDPVSIERDFNSLWNTGYFEDLRIEREDSEKGIILNIYLKEKPNIREINYKGLNSVSQSDVLDRFKKEKVPLSVESQYDATKIKRAETVLKELLAEHGHQFATIKTEVKNIPPASVQVNFNIKEGPTVKVGQIKFVGNQHISSLILRRSMKNLRPVGIPYSIVLENLFAKTFDSSRLEEDAERVRQAYRDKGYYNAAVEEPRTQVRDQGGLSLITFRPNKGKRIDILMPIEEGDRYRLGGIHFTGNKAVTNARALRATFAIKDGEYFNATVMAKGLDNLKKAYGQLGYINFGAIPKATFDEAKKTVSLDIDIDEGKPFYVGRIEIQGNTLTRDRVIRRELMLEEGQVYNSQLWEYSLLRLNQLDYFDPLHVDQDSEAHQDTEAGTVDLLLKVKEKGKNSIGLNGGVSGLSGAFLGLNYQTNNFLGLGETLSVQANIGNINRQLLFGFTQPYFRNRPLNLGFQVFDTKSDYNSAKAIAGTTGQSANLTTQQSSLLQNYNNSTRGVNFSMSYPLPRHNFQRIGFTYSLQDSSITAFSTASQNLFQNIAFRSGIQGQNALNGIVNSSVSLSYIFNTINNPQRPRSGKEFSAVMQVAGLGGNVRYIFPAVAYKRFTPMKLLLPDPAGHNVLGWRAELKFIQGYGGDVAPPNNRFYSGGEADLRGFEIRTATPYAYIPNKISFNLTNPDGSCVPRDPTNPQLNQCIQILLPVYSVVSVGGDLNFTNNLEYRIPIAGPVTFALFNDFGIDSAVNGNQLKESPEGAASLNAPLYGCPVYNNGACEGGTQIKFDQFIRPLAGTNFVPRMSTGAEIQVIMPIINAPFRLYYAVNPLRLSQQANGENLITREMFPPGGAGDYSYAQAIQLYGSRYQLREPAKTFRLTVSTTF; encoded by the coding sequence TTGCTGCTTGTTTCCGCGGCTGCAGCCGCAATGGCTCAGTCGCTCACCATCGAGCAGATTCGGGTGATCGGCAACCGCCGCATCCCGAAGGAGACGGTTCTCGCCCGTCTGTTTACCCATCCTGGCGATACGTATGACCCGGTTTCGATCGAGCGCGACTTCAACTCGCTCTGGAATACGGGCTACTTCGAAGATCTCCGCATTGAGCGGGAAGACTCGGAGAAGGGCATCATTCTCAATATCTATCTTAAGGAAAAGCCGAATATCCGCGAGATCAATTACAAGGGCTTGAATTCGGTCTCTCAGTCCGACGTGCTGGACCGGTTCAAGAAGGAAAAGGTGCCGCTTTCGGTTGAGAGCCAGTACGACGCGACCAAGATCAAGCGCGCCGAGACGGTGCTGAAGGAGCTGCTGGCTGAGCACGGTCACCAGTTTGCGACGATCAAAACGGAAGTGAAGAATATTCCGCCCGCTTCGGTGCAGGTGAACTTCAATATCAAGGAAGGCCCGACGGTCAAAGTCGGACAAATCAAGTTCGTCGGCAATCAGCACATCAGCAGCCTCATTCTTCGGCGCTCCATGAAGAACCTGCGTCCTGTCGGTATTCCGTATTCGATTGTTCTCGAGAACCTCTTCGCCAAGACGTTTGACAGCTCCAGGCTCGAAGAGGACGCGGAGCGGGTTCGCCAGGCCTATCGCGACAAGGGCTACTACAACGCAGCCGTCGAAGAGCCTCGCACGCAGGTTCGCGACCAGGGCGGGCTGTCGCTCATCACCTTCCGCCCCAATAAGGGCAAGCGCATCGACATTCTCATGCCGATCGAGGAAGGCGACCGCTATCGTCTGGGTGGTATCCACTTCACGGGAAACAAGGCGGTTACCAATGCTCGCGCTCTGCGCGCGACCTTTGCCATCAAAGATGGGGAGTATTTCAATGCGACCGTAATGGCCAAGGGGCTAGATAACCTCAAAAAGGCATACGGTCAGCTCGGCTACATCAACTTCGGCGCTATCCCCAAGGCAACTTTCGACGAAGCCAAGAAGACTGTGAGCTTGGACATTGATATCGATGAAGGCAAGCCGTTCTATGTCGGACGCATCGAGATCCAGGGCAACACGCTGACTCGGGACCGCGTCATTCGCCGCGAACTGATGCTTGAAGAAGGTCAGGTCTACAATTCCCAGCTCTGGGAGTACAGTCTCCTGCGTCTCAATCAGCTCGACTACTTCGACCCGCTCCACGTCGATCAGGATTCCGAGGCTCACCAGGATACTGAGGCGGGCACAGTCGATCTCCTGCTGAAGGTCAAGGAAAAAGGCAAGAACTCGATTGGCCTCAATGGCGGTGTGTCCGGCCTTTCGGGCGCGTTCCTCGGCCTCAATTACCAGACCAACAACTTCCTGGGACTGGGCGAAACACTCAGCGTGCAGGCAAACATCGGCAACATCAACCGACAGCTCCTGTTCGGATTTACACAGCCGTACTTTCGGAATCGCCCTCTCAATCTGGGCTTCCAGGTCTTCGATACCAAATCGGATTACAACTCGGCCAAAGCCATTGCGGGAACCACAGGCCAATCGGCGAACCTGACGACCCAGCAATCGTCGCTCTTGCAGAACTACAACAACTCGACGAGAGGCGTGAATTTCTCGATGAGCTATCCGCTGCCAAGGCATAACTTCCAGCGCATCGGCTTCACTTACTCGCTCCAGGATTCCTCTATTACTGCCTTCAGCACGGCGTCGCAAAACCTCTTCCAGAACATTGCGTTCCGGTCAGGAATTCAGGGGCAAAACGCGTTGAACGGCATTGTGAACAGTTCGGTTTCACTGAGCTACATCTTCAACACGATCAACAATCCGCAGCGTCCACGCAGCGGTAAGGAATTTTCAGCGGTGATGCAGGTCGCCGGACTCGGTGGCAACGTCCGGTATATCTTCCCTGCCGTGGCCTACAAGCGCTTCACTCCCATGAAGCTCCTGTTGCCCGACCCAGCCGGGCATAACGTCCTCGGCTGGCGGGCTGAGTTGAAGTTCATTCAGGGCTACGGTGGAGACGTCGCGCCTCCGAACAACCGCTTTTACTCCGGCGGCGAGGCGGATCTGCGCGGATTTGAAATTCGCACCGCGACGCCTTATGCCTACATCCCAAACAAGATCAGCTTCAACCTGACAAACCCGGATGGAAGTTGCGTTCCGCGCGATCCAACCAATCCGCAGTTGAATCAGTGTATCCAGATACTCCTCCCTGTTTACAGCGTTGTCTCTGTCGGCGGTGACCTGAACTTCACCAACAATCTTGAATACCGCATTCCTATTGCGGGCCCGGTTACATTCGCGCTCTTCAATGACTTCGGCATCGATTCCGCGGTCAATGGGAATCAGTTGAAAGAGAGTCCGGAAGGGGCTGCCAGTCTGAATGCGCCTCTCTATGGTTGCCCGGTATACAACAACGGCGCATGCGAGGGCGGTACACAGATCAAATTTGATCAGTTCATCCGTCCGCTGGCAGGCACCAACTTTGTACCCCGCATGTCTACCGGCGCGGAAATTCAGGTGATCATGCCGATCATCAACGCACCTTTCCGTCTCTATTACGCGGTCAATCCCCTGCGTCTATCGCAACAGGCCAATGGCGAGAACCTGATTACGCGTGAGATGTTCCCGCCAGGTGGCGCGGGCGATTACTCGTATGCCCAGGCCATTCAGCTGTATGGCTCGCGCTACCAGTTGCGCGAACCTGCTAAGACCTTCCGGCTGACCGTTTCGACGACCTTCTAG
- a CDS encoding glutathione peroxidase yields the protein MTEAIQKSIYDFSARSIDGHEVALAQYAGQVLVIVNTASKCGFTPQYAALETLYRQYRDRGMSVLGFPCNQFGAQEPGNEAEITQFCESNYGVSFPIFAKIDVNGPNAHPLYKYLKSEQSGLFGVIGLEGIKWNFTKFLIDRAGKAVGRYAPATSPSELVPEIEKLLSA from the coding sequence GTGACTGAGGCAATACAAAAGAGTATTTATGATTTTTCGGCCCGGTCTATCGACGGGCATGAGGTCGCGTTGGCCCAATACGCCGGTCAGGTGCTGGTGATTGTGAATACCGCCAGCAAGTGCGGTTTCACCCCCCAATACGCGGCTCTTGAGACGCTCTATCGGCAGTACAGAGATCGCGGCATGTCCGTTCTCGGTTTTCCCTGCAATCAATTCGGCGCGCAGGAGCCCGGAAATGAAGCTGAAATTACGCAGTTCTGCGAATCGAATTATGGCGTCAGTTTTCCCATTTTTGCCAAAATCGACGTGAACGGTCCAAATGCACACCCACTCTACAAATACCTGAAGAGCGAGCAATCCGGCCTCTTCGGCGTGATCGGACTGGAAGGGATCAAGTGGAACTTCACCAAGTTTCTCATTGACCGCGCCGGAAAGGCCGTGGGCCGATATGCTCCAGCCACCTCGCCCTCTGAACTAGTGCCGGAGATAGAAAAGCTGCTATCGGCCTGA
- a CDS encoding MerR family transcriptional regulator: MAAQSAQKRLPPTTEIPDRLYFRIGDVARICGVEPYVLRFWETQFPNLKPNKGGTGQRLYRRREVELALRIKQLVHNEGYTLAGARQALEVTPRPRGKQGVLPLTDEQAQQRLDAATAAIGRARAELRELARQLAAQQPTVHRRRSRLTTFKTQADPLFPS; encoded by the coding sequence ATGGCTGCACAATCCGCCCAAAAGCGTCTTCCCCCCACAACCGAGATTCCTGACCGGCTTTACTTTCGCATCGGTGACGTGGCCCGAATCTGCGGCGTTGAGCCATACGTTCTCCGCTTCTGGGAAACTCAGTTCCCAAATCTCAAACCCAACAAAGGTGGAACCGGACAACGGCTCTACCGTCGGCGGGAAGTCGAACTAGCCCTCCGGATCAAGCAACTCGTTCACAACGAGGGATATACGCTCGCGGGTGCCCGCCAGGCGCTCGAAGTCACCCCTCGACCGAGAGGCAAACAGGGAGTTTTACCCCTCACGGATGAGCAAGCCCAGCAAAGGCTGGATGCTGCGACAGCAGCCATCGGCCGCGCACGTGCTGAACTTCGAGAATTGGCCCGCCAGCTGGCCGCGCAACAACCGACTGTCCATCGGCGCCGCTCGCGTCTCACAACATTCAAGACCCAGGCCGATCCGCTCTTTCCATCGTGA